The following are encoded in a window of Jeotgalibacillus aurantiacus genomic DNA:
- a CDS encoding phospholipase D-like domain-containing protein, with translation MRKYLSRSLIVVLVMSFFVPGYVSEESVQAVTPNDVVISEVAWMGTTYSYSDEWMELSNSTSESVDVTGWTLAAQDGSPSITLEGQIPANGSYLMEKTDDVAVPGVAADLVYSGSLGNTGEVLELRDAGGVLIDSVDAWYGGDNTSKATMERVDLSGSGTVAESWSTATAAYDGGYGTPANSTTVNNGGSTGSNVCGDTTEHLNNVSEQLYAINVYFNKCALSEYATSGNAANHNVNLEDRLIERLNEATTSIDFATYEINLPRVVDTLINKAAEGIDVRVIADAKDAADPHYADRFTVMRLYIEKMVRGRDGTLGTGDDIQVFSDSAMLAVEDAALRTSYGLPAEPSDFEYGTYTIGSTDYTGYLFVDAEQKTDGTYYSPGVQMHNKFAVVDDKWVFTGSWNFTVTGLYGSEENMANGVLGGNQQHVVELHAPEVANAYETEFNEMWGSNTLIPDAMISNFGTGKTDNTQHIFDVGGKMVEVYFSTGDDALGRMRELVKNEADLNAYFTIFAWSDQGLVDELKHKYEGSYNDLEGTLTGFDVKGLFDYSFWNQWWSASVDMTGRTASQTSVDNPNTRWANPAPVYKANEDRKLHSKTMIIDADTTSDPTVVVGSTNWSNNGNNVNDENMLIIHDTNIVNQFVQEFNARYLNAGGTIN, from the coding sequence ATGAGGAAGTATTTGAGTCGGTCGTTAATTGTTGTGCTGGTCATGTCGTTTTTTGTTCCTGGTTATGTAAGTGAAGAGAGCGTTCAGGCGGTTACTCCGAATGACGTGGTCATCAGTGAGGTTGCGTGGATGGGTACGACGTACAGTTATTCGGATGAGTGGATGGAGCTTTCGAATTCTACATCGGAGAGTGTTGATGTAACAGGCTGGACTTTAGCTGCACAGGATGGTTCGCCTTCTATTACGTTGGAGGGGCAAATTCCTGCTAATGGGTCTTATCTGATGGAGAAGACCGATGATGTTGCGGTTCCTGGTGTGGCTGCTGATTTAGTGTACAGCGGTTCGCTCGGTAATACGGGTGAAGTATTGGAGCTGCGTGATGCCGGGGGTGTGTTAATCGATTCGGTTGATGCCTGGTACGGTGGTGATAATACATCTAAAGCCACAATGGAAAGAGTGGATCTTTCAGGTTCAGGCACGGTTGCTGAAAGCTGGAGCACTGCAACAGCAGCCTATGATGGCGGCTATGGCACGCCTGCTAACAGTACAACAGTTAATAATGGCGGTTCGACGGGAAGCAATGTCTGTGGTGACACAACAGAGCATTTGAATAATGTTTCAGAGCAATTATATGCGATTAATGTTTACTTTAATAAATGTGCGCTATCTGAATATGCGACTTCTGGAAATGCGGCAAATCATAATGTGAATCTTGAAGACCGTTTAATTGAGCGATTGAATGAGGCTACCACAAGTATTGATTTTGCCACGTATGAAATTAATTTACCACGTGTGGTTGATACGCTGATCAACAAGGCGGCTGAAGGGATAGATGTGCGTGTGATCGCTGATGCGAAGGATGCGGCAGATCCTCATTATGCAGATCGCTTTACAGTGATGCGATTATACATAGAGAAAATGGTGCGTGGCCGGGATGGTACGCTTGGCACCGGAGATGATATTCAGGTTTTTTCTGATTCTGCTATGCTCGCAGTAGAGGATGCGGCATTGCGAACATCGTATGGATTGCCTGCAGAACCAAGTGACTTTGAGTATGGCACTTATACGATTGGAAGTACGGACTATACAGGATATTTATTTGTGGACGCTGAGCAAAAAACAGATGGTACTTACTATTCTCCAGGTGTTCAAATGCACAACAAGTTTGCCGTTGTGGATGATAAATGGGTATTTACCGGCAGCTGGAACTTTACTGTAACAGGGCTTTACGGTTCAGAGGAAAATATGGCAAACGGCGTACTTGGCGGAAATCAGCAGCACGTTGTAGAGCTCCATGCACCTGAAGTGGCAAATGCCTATGAAACGGAATTTAACGAAATGTGGGGCAGCAATACGCTGATCCCGGATGCAATGATTTCTAATTTCGGTACCGGAAAAACAGACAATACCCAGCATATCTTTGATGTAGGCGGCAAAATGGTAGAGGTTTATTTCTCTACAGGTGATGATGCACTGGGCCGTATGAGAGAGCTGGTTAAAAATGAAGCAGATCTCAATGCTTATTTCACCATCTTTGCCTGGAGCGATCAGGGTCTTGTCGACGAGCTGAAACATAAATATGAAGGCTCCTACAATGATCTCGAGGGCACGCTTACCGGTTTTGATGTAAAAGGGCTGTTTGACTACAGCTTCTGGAACCAGTGGTGGAGTGCAAGCGTGGATATGACCGGCCGCACAGCCAGTCAGACAAGCGTCGATAATCCAAATACACGCTGGGCAAACCCTGCACCGGTTTATAAAGCAAACGAAGACCGTAAACTTCACAGCAAAACCATGATCATCGATGCGGACACTACGAGTGACCCGACAGTCGTGGTCGGATCAACAAACTGGAGCAACAACGGCAACAACGTAAATGACGAAAACATGCTCATCATTCATGACACTAACATCGTCAACCAATTCGTTCAGGAATTCAATGCACGCTACCTGAATGCGGGCGGAACAATAAACTGA